In Nitrosococcus oceani ATCC 19707, the following proteins share a genomic window:
- a CDS encoding REP-associated tyrosine transposase, with amino-acid sequence MPRYLRACVPGGTFFFTVALLERQSHLLTEHIDDLRLAFADARRRRPFTIEAIVILPDHLHCLWTLPPGDSDFSVRWHDIKARFSARIPPGERLSARRLKKSERGIWQRRFWEHVIRDERDFWLHGDYIHYNPVKHGHTEKAADWPYSSFQRFVQRGFYPLNWAASEKVCDLTME; translated from the coding sequence ATGCCTCGATATCTCCGCGCTTGCGTTCCCGGCGGGACTTTCTTCTTTACCGTGGCCTTGCTGGAGCGGCAAAGCCACCTGCTGACTGAGCATATCGACGATTTACGCCTTGCCTTCGCCGATGCGCGTCGGCGTCGGCCTTTTACCATCGAGGCTATTGTTATCCTGCCCGATCATCTCCATTGCCTCTGGACGCTTCCCCCTGGCGATAGTGATTTTTCGGTGCGCTGGCACGATATCAAAGCCCGTTTCTCCGCCCGGATTCCTCCAGGCGAGAGGCTTTCGGCACGCCGCCTGAAAAAGAGCGAACGGGGCATCTGGCAGCGACGATTTTGGGAGCACGTCATCCGCGATGAGCGAGATTTCTGGCTTCATGGGGATTACATTCATTATAACCCGGTTAAGCATGGCCATACGGAAAAAGCCGCCGATTGGCCCTATTCCAGTTTCCAGCGTTTTGTGCAACGGGGTTTTTATCCGTTGAATTGGGCGGCAAGCGAGAAAGTATGTGATTTGACCATGGAATGA
- the ggt gene encoding gamma-glutamyltransferase, with translation MTIYFRIALFVWLIFGGGLGLAREGPPAAAIASAHPLATQAGHEVLAAGGNAFDAAVAVSAALAVVEPYSSGLGGGGFWLLHLAKEGTDVMLDGRERAPLAATARMYLDETGALIQGASIDGPLAAAIPGQPAALAHLAEHYGRLSLAKTLAPAMGYAREGFEVDKPYRRRAAFRLPVLKRWPAAGQVFLADGKVPVLGARIKQPALAATLEALAQRGAAGFYQGPVAEALVAGVRAAGGIWSREDLAQYQVVERAPVRGQYRGFKIISASPPSSGGIALLTMLNILAEEDLSTLPAATRTHLIIEAMRRAYRDRAQYLGDPDFVDVPVQRLTHPYYGAGLRAGIRLDRATSSADLPGIQSQDSGPHTTHFSVIDREGNRVAATLSINYPFGSGFMPPGTGVLLNDEMDDFAAAPGVPNVYGLIGSQANAIAPGKRPLSSMTPTFVENEQGVLVLGTPGGSRIITMVLLGVLEHVAGADLTHLVSQPRFHHQYFPDEVEYEPQAFAGELVKDLQALGHSLSPRERPWGNMQAVFWDRARKRVKAASDPRGVGEAVVR, from the coding sequence ATGACGATTTACTTCCGTATTGCGCTGTTTGTCTGGCTGATTTTTGGGGGCGGTTTGGGGCTTGCCCGGGAGGGCCCGCCGGCGGCGGCAATTGCCAGCGCCCATCCCCTGGCTACCCAGGCAGGCCATGAGGTGCTGGCGGCGGGAGGGAATGCCTTTGATGCGGCTGTGGCGGTCAGCGCAGCCCTGGCGGTGGTGGAGCCCTATAGTTCGGGATTGGGTGGAGGTGGCTTTTGGTTGCTTCATCTTGCCAAGGAGGGCACCGATGTCATGCTTGACGGCCGGGAGCGGGCGCCCTTGGCGGCAACCGCCCGGATGTATCTGGATGAAACCGGCGCATTGATTCAGGGGGCCTCCATCGATGGACCCCTAGCGGCGGCCATCCCTGGCCAGCCGGCGGCTTTGGCCCATTTGGCGGAGCATTATGGCCGTTTATCCCTTGCTAAAACCTTGGCGCCGGCCATGGGTTATGCTCGGGAAGGATTTGAGGTAGATAAGCCTTACCGCCGCCGGGCGGCTTTTCGACTCCCGGTGCTTAAACGCTGGCCCGCCGCCGGTCAGGTATTCCTGGCCGATGGAAAAGTCCCCGTCCTGGGGGCGCGGATTAAGCAACCGGCTTTGGCGGCGACCCTGGAAGCCCTTGCCCAACGGGGCGCGGCGGGTTTTTACCAGGGGCCGGTGGCGGAAGCCCTGGTGGCGGGGGTGCGAGCCGCGGGCGGAATCTGGAGTCGGGAAGATTTGGCTCAATATCAAGTGGTGGAAAGAGCGCCGGTGCGGGGCCAGTACCGGGGCTTTAAAATTATCTCCGCTAGCCCGCCTTCCTCGGGGGGCATTGCCTTATTAACGATGCTGAATATTCTGGCCGAGGAGGATCTTTCCACCCTGCCGGCCGCTACTCGCACCCATCTGATTATCGAGGCCATGCGCCGGGCTTACCGGGACCGGGCGCAGTATCTGGGCGATCCGGATTTTGTGGATGTTCCTGTGCAAAGGTTGACTCATCCCTATTATGGCGCTGGCCTGCGGGCCGGTATTCGCCTGGATCGGGCCACGTCCAGTGCTGATCTTCCCGGTATTCAGAGTCAAGATAGTGGACCCCATACGACGCATTTTTCTGTTATCGACCGGGAAGGAAATCGGGTTGCCGCCACGCTCAGTATCAATTACCCTTTCGGCTCGGGTTTCATGCCGCCCGGCACGGGAGTTCTGCTCAATGATGAGATGGACGACTTTGCGGCCGCACCTGGCGTGCCTAATGTCTATGGCCTGATTGGCAGCCAGGCGAATGCCATAGCGCCGGGGAAAAGGCCCTTATCGAGCATGACTCCCACCTTCGTGGAGAACGAACAGGGGGTGTTGGTATTGGGAACGCCAGGGGGGAGCCGTATTATCACCATGGTGTTACTCGGAGTTCTGGAGCACGTGGCGGGGGCGGATTTAACCCACCTGGTTTCCCAGCCTCGCTTTCACCATCAGTATTTTCCTGATGAGGTGGAATATGAACCCCAGGCTTTTGCTGGAGAGCTTGTCAAAGACTTGCAAGCTCTGGGGCATTCCCTGTCGCCCCGTGAACGGCCCTGGGGGAATATGCAGGCGGTATTTTGGGACCGGGCGCGGAAGCGGGTTAAGGCGGCCAGTGATCCGCGGGGTGTGGGAGAGGCGGTGGTCCGCTGA